A window of Candidatus Vicinibacter proximus contains these coding sequences:
- the ccsA gene encoding cytochrome c biogenesis protein CcsA yields the protein MSNIIYFFSKVQDFLFSTKAAAVYMLLFAFAIGAATFIENDFGTSAAQKVIFKSYWFELLLILFGICILVNIHRFRLIPQKKWASLIFHSAIILIIIGAGVTRYFGYEGMMHIRENKSSNEFISAETYLNFKLIMNGKSYSFEEPVLFASLGKNSFKKSYQIGDKLIETELLNFIPNPVEQMVEDPDGTTILKVVVGGARGREEYHVKQGDKLNLGGTRINFSKEEIPGYVNIIFRNDSLLFKTDQPITQMVMATQKLDTLYPDINYWPLKTRSLYSLGSSNFVIGEFAPSAKLITESKDPKVKNESMVALQLNVSVNNIPHTLNLLGRKGEEGEAKFIETEDFKLGISYGSKIIKVPFSIKLNDFILDRYPGTDNPSSYASEVTLNDPADNYQRNQRIYMNHVLDYKGYRFFQSSFDQDELGTYLSVNHDMWGTWISYIGYILLTLGLLLIFFLPKTRFAYLMSKLKELEMQKTFIIISIFLTFPIHAELKANPESTQPIFVVSKDHAEKLGKIVVQDFEGRFKPFNTLANEVLRKLSKKEQLFDHSAEEIFISMILSPESWERVPIIQTGNHPEVLMTLGVQEGLTSYRSFFNDEGSYKLKEFVRSAQAMNPKDHGTLEKAVIKLDEKVNIANMVFSARLLKILPVINDPKNTWASPADTENNNNVSADFVKDFFKEYAIALTESFESRDWSKPDELLNKLTDFQKSVSASIMPSDAQIKTELWLNKLKVFSVLLKVYGFMGLILLVLFIFSVFNQKVKSSSITKIAFYILLIAFVFHTSGLGMRWYVSGHAPWSNGYESMIYIAWTTLLAGLIFSRKSIGGLTATCILAATILLVASMSWLDPEITPLVPVLKSYWLTIHVSMEAGSYGFLMLGAVIGMLNLLLMTLANSSNSHVIKRSIQELTIVSEITITGGLIMVSIGTYLGGVWANESWGRYWGWDAKETWALVTILVYAFILHMRFIPTLQSMFAYNFASLFGFATVIMTYYGVNYYLSGLHSYAAGDPVPIPPVVYYTSIALGLLSLLAYVNYKRKFKNGFMI from the coding sequence ATGTCTAACATTATTTATTTTTTTTCAAAAGTTCAAGACTTTCTATTTTCCACAAAAGCTGCAGCAGTCTACATGTTACTTTTTGCATTTGCTATAGGTGCCGCTACTTTTATAGAAAATGATTTCGGGACCAGTGCCGCTCAAAAAGTGATCTTTAAATCTTATTGGTTTGAGTTGCTCCTCATTTTATTTGGAATTTGCATTTTAGTAAATATCCATAGGTTCAGACTAATTCCTCAAAAAAAATGGGCTTCCTTAATTTTTCACTCTGCTATCATACTGATTATAATTGGTGCCGGTGTAACCAGATATTTTGGCTACGAAGGCATGATGCACATCAGAGAAAATAAATCCTCCAATGAATTTATTTCTGCCGAGACTTACCTGAATTTTAAACTCATAATGAATGGTAAATCCTATTCTTTTGAGGAACCTGTTCTTTTTGCCAGTTTGGGAAAGAATAGTTTTAAGAAAAGTTATCAGATAGGAGATAAACTTATTGAAACCGAACTTTTAAATTTTATACCCAATCCGGTAGAACAAATGGTTGAAGATCCAGATGGTACAACCATCCTCAAAGTAGTTGTTGGAGGAGCCAGAGGTAGGGAAGAATATCACGTGAAGCAAGGTGATAAACTGAACCTTGGTGGAACAAGAATTAATTTCAGCAAAGAAGAAATTCCGGGATATGTCAATATCATATTTAGAAATGATTCTCTTCTTTTTAAAACTGACCAACCTATTACTCAGATGGTCATGGCTACTCAAAAGTTGGACACGCTTTATCCTGACATCAACTATTGGCCATTAAAAACAAGATCTTTATATTCATTAGGTTCTTCCAATTTTGTAATTGGTGAATTTGCACCTTCAGCTAAACTAATTACAGAATCTAAAGATCCAAAAGTAAAAAATGAGAGTATGGTTGCTCTCCAATTAAATGTTTCTGTCAATAACATACCACATACTCTAAATTTATTGGGAAGAAAAGGTGAGGAAGGTGAAGCCAAATTTATCGAAACTGAAGATTTCAAATTGGGTATTTCCTATGGATCCAAAATAATTAAAGTTCCGTTCTCCATTAAATTAAACGATTTCATACTGGACAGGTATCCTGGAACAGATAATCCATCATCTTATGCCAGCGAGGTAACATTAAACGATCCTGCAGATAATTACCAAAGAAATCAACGCATTTATATGAACCATGTTTTGGATTATAAAGGTTACCGCTTTTTCCAATCCTCTTTCGACCAGGATGAATTAGGTACTTATCTAAGTGTTAATCATGATATGTGGGGTACTTGGATTTCATATATTGGTTATATATTATTAACCCTTGGGCTTCTATTAATTTTCTTTCTTCCAAAAACCAGATTTGCATATCTAATGAGCAAACTCAAAGAATTAGAGATGCAGAAAACATTTATAATTATTTCAATTTTTTTGACTTTCCCAATACATGCAGAACTAAAGGCTAATCCGGAATCCACTCAACCCATATTTGTAGTCAGTAAAGACCATGCTGAAAAATTAGGTAAAATTGTTGTGCAGGATTTTGAGGGGAGATTTAAACCATTCAATACATTGGCAAATGAGGTGTTGCGAAAGCTTTCAAAAAAAGAACAACTCTTTGACCACAGTGCTGAAGAAATTTTTATATCCATGATCCTTTCTCCGGAAAGCTGGGAAAGGGTCCCTATAATCCAAACCGGCAATCATCCGGAAGTTTTGATGACATTAGGAGTGCAAGAAGGTCTGACTAGCTATAGAAGTTTTTTCAATGACGAAGGATCCTACAAATTAAAAGAATTTGTTCGGTCTGCTCAAGCCATGAACCCTAAAGACCATGGCACTTTGGAAAAAGCTGTCATCAAACTGGATGAGAAAGTAAATATTGCCAATATGGTTTTCTCTGCCAGACTGTTGAAAATATTACCGGTGATCAATGATCCGAAAAACACCTGGGCTTCCCCTGCGGATACCGAAAATAACAATAATGTCTCTGCCGACTTTGTAAAGGACTTTTTTAAAGAATATGCGATCGCCTTGACTGAATCATTTGAATCCAGGGATTGGTCAAAACCTGATGAATTACTAAATAAGCTTACAGACTTTCAAAAATCTGTTTCAGCATCCATCATGCCTTCTGATGCACAAATTAAAACGGAATTATGGTTAAATAAACTTAAAGTGTTTTCGGTCCTGCTAAAAGTTTATGGTTTTATGGGATTAATTTTACTTGTACTTTTTATCTTTAGTGTATTCAATCAGAAAGTCAAAAGTAGCAGCATAACAAAAATTGCCTTCTATATATTATTAATTGCTTTTGTTTTTCATACTTCGGGCTTAGGTATGCGTTGGTATGTTTCAGGTCATGCGCCATGGAGCAATGGGTATGAATCCATGATTTACATTGCCTGGACTACACTTTTGGCAGGTCTAATTTTTTCCAGAAAGTCTATTGGTGGACTTACTGCAACATGCATACTTGCAGCAACTATATTATTAGTGGCGAGTATGAGTTGGCTTGATCCTGAAATTACGCCATTAGTTCCGGTTTTAAAATCCTATTGGTTAACCATCCACGTTTCCATGGAAGCCGGAAGCTATGGCTTTTTGATGTTGGGTGCTGTAATAGGGATGTTGAATTTATTGTTGATGACTTTAGCAAATTCTTCCAACTCTCATGTGATAAAAAGATCCATACAGGAATTAACTATAGTCAGTGAGATTACCATCACCGGAGGACTTATCATGGTAAGTATCGGAACCTATTTGGGAGGGGTGTGGGCTAATGAATCATGGGGACGTTATTGGGGATGGGATGCAAAGGAAACCTGGGCACTGGTAACAATTTTAGTTTACGCTTTTATTTTGCATATGCGATTTATTCCAACTTTGCAAAGCATGTTTGCTTATAATTTTGCAAGTCTATTCGGATTTGCTACAGTAATCATGACCTACTATGGAGTTAATTATTATCTATCGGGATTGCACTCTTATGCAGCAGGGGATCCTGTCCCAATTCCACCAGTCGTTTATTATACTTCAATCGCTCTTGGATTACTCAGCTTACTTGCCTATGTAAATTACAAAAGAAAATTTAAAAATGGTTTTATGATTTGA
- a CDS encoding SH3-like domain-containing protein — MKSTLYFIVLTFITFLACDSKPKVIVADEKTETSTLSNTDQSSEAFSSTTSDVHQVVIGEILNTERYTYAEVTENQEKFWIAVPKQELVKGHTYYYRGGLKKTNFQSQEFNRVFDVVYLVSNIIDSKEHPGGNLGDGRQAETAPSSEGNTKPVAGSIKLSELMKNKSKYAGKTILISGQCVKANYQIMGKNWFHIQDGSEVAGKKSDLTVTTSDAIQMGEQAAFEGKIVLNKDFGAGYKYEIIMEDALLKK, encoded by the coding sequence ATGAAATCCACTCTATACTTCATTGTACTTACATTTATTACCTTCTTAGCTTGTGATTCAAAACCGAAAGTTATAGTTGCTGATGAAAAAACAGAAACTTCAACGTTGTCAAACACAGATCAAAGTTCAGAAGCATTTTCAAGTACCACTTCTGATGTACATCAGGTAGTAATTGGTGAGATTTTAAATACAGAAAGATATACCTATGCTGAAGTTACGGAGAATCAGGAAAAATTCTGGATTGCTGTACCTAAGCAAGAGCTTGTAAAGGGTCATACCTACTATTACCGGGGAGGTCTTAAAAAGACTAATTTTCAAAGTCAGGAATTCAATCGTGTTTTTGATGTGGTATACTTGGTATCCAATATAATTGATTCAAAGGAGCATCCCGGGGGGAATTTGGGGGATGGAAGGCAAGCAGAAACTGCCCCTTCATCAGAGGGAAACACTAAGCCTGTAGCTGGTAGCATTAAGCTTTCTGAACTGATGAAGAATAAATCAAAATATGCAGGTAAAACAATATTAATTAGTGGTCAATGTGTAAAGGCAAATTATCAAATAATGGGTAAGAATTGGTTTCACATCCAGGATGGAAGCGAAGTTGCAGGAAAGAAATCAGATTTAACGGTTACGACTTCGGATGCCATACAAATGGGTGAGCAGGCCGCTTTTGAAGGTAAAATCGTTTTGAACAAAGATTTCGGAGCGGGTTATAAATATGAAATCATCATGGAAGATGCGTTATTGAAAAAATAA